In one Nicotiana tomentosiformis chromosome 6, ASM39032v3, whole genome shotgun sequence genomic region, the following are encoded:
- the LOC104100547 gene encoding glycosyltransferase BC10-like translates to MLNLYILIPSLTLLISIPIIFLLAPTILPPHQLPISPSDELDDLSLFHKAIAADSTFLRKPSHKRPSNKFRLGSASIRRPKIAFMFLTNSDLHFESLWHKFFNASDPHLYNIYIHADPTVKITPPTGVFTDRFIHSKRTQRSSPTLISSARRLLAHALLDDPDNAYFALISQHCIPLHSFNYFYNFLLDTQKLSQKMEYPSYIEILNESTSLLDRYNARGENVMEPEVSFDEFRVGSQFFVITRKHSLMVIKDVKLWRKFKKTCVKIESCYPEEHYFPTLLSMEDPNGCTKYTLTRVNWTDSVDGHPRTYHPVEVSPKLIYKLRESNSTHSYMFARKFSPDCLKPLMKMADSVIFKD, encoded by the coding sequence ATGTTGAATTTATACATCCTTATCCCATCTCTTACACTTCTCATCTCTATCCCAATTATCTTTCTCTTAGCCCCAACTATCCTCCCTCCCCACCAACTCCCCATTTCTCCCTCCGACGAACTCGACGATCTTTCTCTTTTTCACAAAGCCATCGCCGCCGATTCTACTTTCCTTAGAAAGCCCTCTCATAAACGCCCCTCCAACAAATTTCGTCTAGGTTCCGCCTCCATCCGCCGCCCCAAAATCGCCTTTATGTTCCTAACAAATTCCGATTTACACTTCGAATCCTTATGGCACAAATTCTTCAATGCTTCCGATCCGCATCTGTATAATATCTACATACACGCTGACCCTACAGTGAAAATCACACCTCCAACGGGTGTTTTTACTGATAGATTTATACATTCGAAGAGAACTCAACGCTCATCGCCGACGCTAATTTCCTCCGCGCGCCGCCTTCTTGCTCACGCGCTGCTCGATGACCCAGATAATGCTTATTTTGCTCTTATTTCACAGCATTGTATCCCTTTACACTCTTTTAATTACTTTTACAATTTTCTATTAGATACCCAAAAATTATCCCAAAAAATGGAGTACCCTAGTTATATAGAGATTCTTAATGAATCTACTTCGCTATTGGATAGATATAATGCTAGAGGGGAAAATGTGATGGAACCAGAAGTGAGTTTTGATGAATTCCGGGTCGGGTCACAGTTTTTTGTGATTACAAGAAAGCATTCTTTAATGGTGATTAAGGATGTTAAATTATGGAGGAAATTCAAGAAGACTTGTGTAAAAATCGAGTCTTGTTATCCAGAGGAGCATTATTTTCCTACGTTGTTATCAATGGAGGATCCAAATGGGTGTACGAAGTATACATTGACTCGGGTGAATTGGACCGACTCGGTTGATGGGCATCCACGTACTTATCACCCGGTTGAAGTTTCGCCCAAGCTGATTTATAAGCTCAGGGAGTCAAATTCGACGCATTCCTATATGTTTGCCAGGAAGTTCTCGCCCGATTGCTTGAAACCCTTGATGAAAATGGCGGATTCTGTCATTTTTAAGGACTGA
- the LOC104100549 gene encoding uncharacterized protein, whose translation MDHLSPPSAAETPPQKTQELPSSSARASHKHNDDQKKYMHAMENFKALVLKFAVASVPTKSLSFTQRSLIEQKLHQFFPHFHPPDHPAYSWMIQRAIEQLNEEGGSYEKAISEYILIEWGDLPRAHVTILGHHLRNLCEKGEIVATPCGRYRLHDAVADIIIPYSSPSACTSSDSFSTFSLSSSCSSGSISSSDTSPRPKKKGRKRKQKKESIKKRLRPRRRECKQALRKGRNRPCWKDSLKEVQIEVRDLAAEGRLSIREEPEAMEVENPLERTESKDNQHRPAAKTELLVDIQAHRQEDESFMELIEEQVNEKLPAEEKQKLNRELLQERSRRNLCRPRKKWSKKEVVYVPKHAHRRGRKRGRPRKTELSGTEMPKVEQKINDMSIQDGNTEVSKVTGEDLQQQNDQVEKQQLKRQQEQDLGRRRLGRPLEKWSKKEIVYVPNHSLARGSKSDRPQKSNLSENILENVEEKSKLESNNEEPRGCQI comes from the exons ATGGACCACCTAAGTCCACCGTCTGCGGCTGAAACGCCACCGCAAAAAACCCAAGAACTGCCATCCTCCTCAGCCAGAGCCAGCCACAAACACAATGACGACCAGAAGAAGTACATGCATGCAATGGAAAATTTCAAAGCTTTGGTCTTGAAATTTGCTGTTGCCTCTGTTCCTACCAAATCACTCTCCTTTACTCAAAGATCACTCATTGAACAGAAACTTCATCAGTTCTTCCCTCATTTTCATCCTCCCGATCACCCCGCTTACTCTTGG ATGATTCAGAGAGCAATTGAGCAGTTGAATGAAGAAGGCGGTTCTTATGAAAAGGCAATATCAGAGTATATTTTGATAGAGTGGGGTGACTTGCCACGGGCTCATGTTACTATACTTGGGCACCATCTGAGAAACCTCTGTGAAAAGGGTGAAATTGTAGCGACTCCCTGTGGTCGCTACAGGCTTCATGATGCAGTTGCCGATATTATTATTCCCTATTCTAGCCCCAGTGCTTGCACTAGTTCTGATTCTTTCTCCACTTTTAGCCTTAGTTCTAGCTGCAGCTCTGGCTCTATCTCAAGTTCTGACACTAGTCCTAGGCCAAAGAAAAAGGGAAGGAAAAGGAAGCAGAAGAAGGAATCAATTAAGAAAAGGCTTAGGCCACGTAGAAGGGAGTGTAAACAAGCGCTAAGGAAGGGAAGGAATAGGCCATGCTGGAAAGACTCATTGAAAGAAGTTCAGATTGAGGTACGTGATTTGGCGGCAGAAGGGAGGTTAAGTATCAGAGAAGAACCAGAGGCAATGGAAGTAGAAAATCCTTTAGAGCGAACAGAGAGCAAAGATAATCAGCATCGTCCAGCAGCGAAAACCGAGTTACTGGTCGATATTCAGGCTCACAGGCAGGAAGATGAAAGTTTTATGGAACTAATTGAAGAACAAGTCAATGAAAAacttccagcagaagagaaacaAAAGTTGAACAGGGAGCTGTTACAAGAAAGAAGTAGGAGAAATTTGTGCAGGCCGCGTAAGAAATGGAGCAAAAAAGAAGTCGTTTATGTTCCAAAGCATGCACATAGACGTGGCAGGAAAAGGGGAAGGCCGCGTAAAACAGAATTGTCAGGAACAGAAATGCCAAAAGTGGAACAAAAGATCAACGACATGTCAATCCAGGATGGTAACACAGAGGTGAGTAAAGTTACTGGTGAAGACCTACAACAGCAAAATGACCAAGTGGAAAAGCAACAGTTGAAGAGGCAGCAGGAACAGGATTTGGGGAGAAGAAGATTGGGTAGACCACTTGAGAAATGGAGCAAAAAGGAAATTGTTTATGTACCAAACCATTCGCTTGCACGTGGCAGCAAAAGTGATAGGCCACAGAAAAGTAATTTATCAGAAAATATTCTAGAAAATGTAGAAGAAAAGAGTAAACTAGAAAGCAACAACGAGGAGCCACGGGGTTGCCAGATATAA